The window TCGAGGCCGCCCAGGATGTTCAGGAGAGTCGACTTGCCGCTTCCGGACGGCCCCAGGATCACGATCAGCTCGCCCGGGTAGAGCTCGAAGTCGACGGACCGGAGCGCGGGGATGTCGACTTCGCCCATCCGGTAGATCTTGGTCAGTCCGAGCGCGCGGAAAACGGGAGACTTCCCGGCGAGCGGGGGGGACAGGGCGGCTTCGTTCACCTGCCCACGGTGCCACGTGCGGGCGGAGACCCTCCAGAGCCAATCGCACCATCGGGATCGAACCGCTTGAATGGCGCGAAGGATCGCGCGGATCCGGGTGGTACGATTCGGAAAAATGCAAGCCAACCCGGGCCGGCCCGTCCTCGTCGTCGAGGACGACGCCCAGATCCGCGACGTCATCGAGGAGCTGTTGCGGATCGAGGGATATCCCTCCCGGTGCGCGACCGACGGGGCCCAGGCGATCGCCCTCGTGCGCTCCGGCGTCCGGCCGTCGGTCATCCTTCTCGACAGCATGATGCCGCGGATGAACGGCGAGCAGTTCCTGAAAGTCCGCGGCGCCGACCCGGACCTGGCCGCGATCCCCGTCTACCTCATCTCCGCGAGCGGGAACCTCGACGAGACCACGGAGCGCTACCGGGTCGAGGGATTTCTCCGGAAGCCGTTCGACCCCGATCGCCTCCTCGAGATCGTCCGCCGCCACTGTCCCCGCGGATCGTCGGGATGAGCGGCACCGCCCGGAATGCCTCTTGACAACCGCTCATACAGTTCTATAGTTTTAGATATATGGATACGGATTCGCTGGCCGCCGCGTTCAAGGCGCTTTCCGACCCGACGCGCATGAAGATCCTGGCGCTCCTCCGGGAGCGCGGCCGATCCTGCTGCGACCTGATCGGGAAGCGCGAGCCGGGCCTCTGCGCGTGCGACGTGCAGGCCAGCGTGGGGCTCGCGCAGTCCGTCGTCAACCATCACATGCAGATCCTGATCCGCGCGGGAGTCGTTTCCGGGGAGAAGCGCGGACGCTGGATGTACTACCGGAGAAACGAGGCGGCGATCGCGGCGCTCGCGGAAGCGCTCGCGCGCGCCGTGTGATCCGCCGCCGTGCGCGGCCGAAAGGAGATCCCGTGGAAACCGACGAGACCACCAAACAGTTCATCCGGCAGCGGTACGCGAGCATCGTGACGGGAAAGCCGCTCCCGGTCTCCGCTTCCTGCTGCGCGTCGACCGAGCTCTCCTCGTTCGTCGAGGAGGGGTACGCGGGCATGGAGGGTTATGCCGCCGACGCCGACCTTTCCCTCGGGTGCGGCCTTCCGACCGCGCACGCCGGGCTCCGGCCGGGGGAGACGGTTCTGGACCTCGGGAGCGGCGCCGGCAACGACGTCTTCATCGCTTCGCGCGCGGTCGGTCCCTCGGGCCGGGTGATCGGCGTCGACATGACGCCGGAGATGATCGCGAAGGCGAACGCGAACGCGGCGAAGCTCGGCGCGAAGAACGTCGATTTCCGGCTCGGGGAGATCGAGGCGCTTCCGGTCGAGGACGGCACGGTCGACGTCGTGATCTCGAACTGCGTCGTCAATCTCGTTCCCGACAAGATGAGGGCCTTTTCCGAGATTCACCGCGTGTTGAAGCCGGGCGGCCGCTTCAGCGTCTCCGACATCGTCCTTGACGGCGAGCTCCCGCGGGCGGTCCGCCGGAGCGCCGAGATGTGGGCGGGGTGCATCGCGGGCGCCCTGCAGAAGGACGAATACCTCGGAATCGCGCGCTCCGCGGGATTCGACGTCGCGGTCGAGAAGGAACGGATGATCGAGATCCCCCGGGAGATCGTCGCGGCGGCGCTCGCGGGAGCCGTGCTGGAGAGCCCGGTTCGCATCCTTTCGATCACGCTGGCGGGACGGAAGCGCGGGTAGACCGGTGGATCGGCCCCGCGTCCTCTTTCTCTGCACCGGAAATTCCGCGCGCTC is drawn from Thermoanaerobaculia bacterium and contains these coding sequences:
- the arsM gene encoding arsenite methyltransferase; this encodes METDETTKQFIRQRYASIVTGKPLPVSASCCASTELSSFVEEGYAGMEGYAADADLSLGCGLPTAHAGLRPGETVLDLGSGAGNDVFIASRAVGPSGRVIGVDMTPEMIAKANANAAKLGAKNVDFRLGEIEALPVEDGTVDVVISNCVVNLVPDKMRAFSEIHRVLKPGGRFSVSDIVLDGELPRAVRRSAEMWAGCIAGALQKDEYLGIARSAGFDVAVEKERMIEIPREIVAAALAGAVLESPVRILSITLAGRKRG
- a CDS encoding metalloregulator ArsR/SmtB family transcription factor, giving the protein MDTDSLAAAFKALSDPTRMKILALLRERGRSCCDLIGKREPGLCACDVQASVGLAQSVVNHHMQILIRAGVVSGEKRGRWMYYRRNEAAIAALAEALARAV
- a CDS encoding response regulator — encoded protein: MQANPGRPVLVVEDDAQIRDVIEELLRIEGYPSRCATDGAQAIALVRSGVRPSVILLDSMMPRMNGEQFLKVRGADPDLAAIPVYLISASGNLDETTERYRVEGFLRKPFDPDRLLEIVRRHCPRGSSG